TGGTGCCCTCGAAGACCATGCAGGTGCGCTGCGCCACCGGCAGGCCGGGGGTGGCGTCGACGGCCTTGGCCACGGGCAGGGACTCGCCGGTGAGCGCCGACTCGTCGACCTCCAGGCCGTCGACGTCCAGCAGCCGGGCGTCGGCGGGGACGACGTCGCCGGCGCCGAGACTGATCTCGTCGCCGGGCCGCAGCCGGGCGGCGTCGACGGTGACCGTGCGTTTGCGGCTGTCCTGCTTGCGGGCTTTGGGCTGCTGCCGGGCGGCGAGCCGGGCCAGGGCCTGTTCGGCGCGCAGCCGCTGTAGCCCGCCGGTCACGGCGTTGAGGTCCATGGCGCCGACGACGAGCAGCGCGTCGACGACCGAGCCGAGCAGTGCCGAGGCGACGGCGCCGGTGGCGAGGACGGGTGTGAGCGGGTCGTCGAGTTCGCGGCGTACGGCGCCGGCCGCCTGCCACGTCCAGCGGGCGGGGGCGATGGCGGGGTGCCGGGTCAGGCGTGCGGCCTGCTGTCGTGAGCGGTCGGCGAGCAGGGCGAGTCCGCGGGGCTCGCCGTCGCGGTCGGCGCGTCCCAGCCGGTCCCGGGCCTCGTGGGGTTCCAGGGCGTGCCAGGGGATGTGCAGGCGGGGCTGGGGCGGGGTGGCCCGGGCGACACGGACGGCTTCGAGCCAGCCGGTGATCAGGGCGTTGACGGCGGCGATGTTGACGGGGGCGTGCCGGGTGAGGGGCCACAGGAGGCGCCCGCCCGGGGGTTGCCCGCCGCGGGCGACGAGGAGCCCGGAGAGGGCCGCGCCGGCTCGGGCCAGGGTCTGCGAGCGGCGTCCGACGCGCCGGGCCGCGGGGATGGCCGTGAGCAGCCGCCAGACGTCGGCGAGGCCGCCGGGGGCCAGCGCGTCGACGCCCCAGGAGACGGCGGCCCGTCCGTCGGTGAGGGCGATGGCCACGTCACCGGCGGGCAGTCCGGCCGCGACGTGCCCGTCGCCGGACTCGTCCAGGCGGGCGACGGTCACGACCACGTGCCCCTCGTCCTGAAGGGTCCGTACGACGTCTCCGAACGGCTCGGCGCTCGGGGCGACCTCGTCGGCCAGCCGGGTGATGTCCTTCAGGTCGGAGCCGCCCGCGATGACGACGTGCAGTCCTGCCCGGCGGGCGGCGTCCAGGACGGCCTCGGCGAAGGGGTGGACCGGGTCGTCGGGCAGGCCGTCGTCGGTGTCGTCCTGGCGCAGGCTGCGCAGGGCGTCGGCGTGCAGGACGAGGGCGTCGGCGATCTCCAGCTGCCGCAGGCGCTCCCCGTCGCGCAGGAGGATCCCGGCGTGCGCGAGGAAGGTGCCGAGGGTCGCGCCGAAGGCGGCCGGTCCGTACCGGGCCGCCTTCGGGGATCCGGCGAGAACCGCTTCGGCCGCGTCCGTCGCGCTGTGCGTGACGAGGAGGGTGGCGGCGGCGCCGGCGAGGCTGCCGGTGCTGGCATGGGAGGCGTATTCCGCGGCGGGCGTCACCTTGAGCGGCGGCCGGGTGTCCGCGGGGCAGGGCAGGCTGGTGCGCCTGTGGTGGCAGACGTCGTCGTGCAGCGCCTCGAAGGCCGCGGCCCTGGCCACCGCCTCGGTCAGCTGGTTGCCGCGCAGGATGCCGTCGAGCACGAGCGCCAGCGGGGTCTGGCCGATGCCGTGGGCGGCGGCGTTGGCGGCGGCGAGGACGAGTTCCATGCCGGACGTGCCGAACCGCTCGCGGAGCAGGGCCCGGAAGCGGGGGTTCTCGCGCAGCAGCGTGACGGTGGCGGTGATGACGCGTGAGGTGGGCGGCAGTCGCAGGGACCGACCGGCCAGGGCGCCGGCCGCGCCGGCGGCGTCCAGCAGGATCGCCGCCGCGGTGACGCGCACCTCGGCGGGGTCGCCGGGGTGGCTGGTGTCCCGGAGGTTCGGGTCGGCGCCCTCGTCCAGGCCGAGGCGGGCGGCGAGCACGGTGGCCCGCTCGGTGACGCGGTCGGTGGCGGCGTCCTCGGCAACGGTGACCACCAGGCGGGCCAGTCCCCCGTCCCAGTACGCCATGAGGACGTCCGGGTGCTCGACCAGTTCCTCGGCGACCTTGTGGGCGATCGCTCCGGCGTCGCCGTCGGAGTGCCGCAGCGCGAGGTGGAGGCGCTGCCCGGCCTTCCAGTGCTGTTCGCCGGTCAGGGCGTTGCGCGCGACGTTGCGGACGCGGCGCGTGGTGTCGTAGACGGACGTCACCGACTGGGCGGTGCTGCGGGCGGCGCCTGCGGCGGCCCCGGCCACGGCCCCGACGAGCGGGGCGACGTCGAAGCGTGTGAACATGTGCTGCTGTCCCGACTCAGCCGGTGGGGCGGCTGTCGTGTCCGGGCCGGGGGGCCTGGTCCGGCTCCTCGCCGTGCGGGTGGTGGGCGGTGGCCTCGGCGACCTGCTTCAGGGCGGAGGCGGTGGCGGTGTCGCCGACCTTGGCGGGCTGTTCGTGGACGTGCTGGTCCGGCCGCTCGTGCCGGTAGTGGGACGCGGCGAGTCTGCCGCCGGGGCCGTACGAGGAGGTGTCCTGGTCGTCCGGCCCGTCCTGCGGGGAGCGGTGTTCACCGGTCCTGCCGGACTGTGGTGCGCCGTTCGGTGACGCGCCGTCGGGTCGCTCGCCGGGGCGCGGCTGGGTCAGCCAGGCGACGGCCGCGCCGGTCACGGCCACCGGCCACTCCACGACTCCGGCCACGCCGAGCACGCCGGCACCGGCGTAGACGGCCATCCGGCGGCCGCGCGGCGAGACCGCTCCGATCCTGTCCAGCGCGTCGGTGGCCACCTTGCCGATCTGCTCCGCACCCGGCAGGTGCCTGAGGCCCGAGGCCACGGCCCGCAACGGCTGCGGAAGATCGGGCGAACGTGGTGTCTCCTGGTTCATGTCGACCTCCACAAGCGCGTTGTCCAGCGGCTTCATCCGGTTTCCCAGGCTTTTGCCCCATATTCCGCCTTTGGTGAGTTATGCGCTTGTCTTGTTCGGCCGGGTCCGGTGGGGCCGGGGTGTCAGAGGACGGTCGCACCGTCGTGGACTCCGCCCATGCAGCGCTTGGTGAACGCCTGCGAGCCGTCACCCACGGCGGAGATGACGACCGACCCGCCGCCGGCGATGCACTGGCTCGCGGTGACGTCCGTCGGCAGGGCGGCGGCGTGGGCGGGCCCGGCGAGCACGGACACGACCAGGGCGGTGAGCACGGCGTACGGCAGCTTGCGCATGGGGGCTCCTCCTCCGGGCGGCGGCCGGGCGGCCGCCGTATCAGGCTCGCGAGGGTGCGCGGGCGCCGCCACCCGGGCGCCGCGCGGGCCGGTGCCGAACCGGCTGGGGAGGGGCGCGACATCGTGCGTGACCCCCGGCGCCGGGACGGCGAGGTCACCGTCACCCTCACGGCGATCAGCCGGGGCGCCACGTCCGACGGGTGCGGCTGACGGTGGCTGCCCCTGCGGGCGGCGGGCGCCGCGGGGCTGCCCGGGCGGGACGCGACCGTCAGCGGCCGGGGGGGAACGCCGTGGTGGCGCACCGGCCCGGCCGGTGAGAGACGGGGCCGCCGCCCTTCGGAAGCCGTCCGTGTCGGGACGGGAGCGCCGGGTACTCAGTGCAGGCAAACAGGCCGTCACGGGTCCGGACACCGCACGGGAACGGCGTGTCCGGTTCGGCGAAGGAGTGGTCATGACGCAGAACGGTGATGACGCGACGCTCGTCCGGCGACCGGGGATCCCCGACCTCCGGACGGCACCGGACGGGGACGAGCCCGCGCCACCACAGGACCCGCAGGCGGACCAGCCGCTGCAGGAACTCCCCCAGGACCGCAACCAGGCGCTTCTGGAGGCGGCCAAGCAGGTCGGCGCCCTGCTGAAGCGCGAGGGGCACCTGTTCGCACTGGCCGGCAGTGTGGCCGCGTACGCCCACGGCGGTGAGAAGAACCTGCAGCACGACGTCGACTTCGCGATCCGCCCCGAGGACGCGGAAGCGGTGGCGGCCACGCTCCACGAGGCCGGGCTGACGGTCTACACCCCGCCGGAGGACTGGCTGATCAAGGCCACGTGTTTTGGCCAGCCGGTCGACATCATCTTCGAACTGGCGCACCGGCCGGTCGGCGCGGACATGCTGGAGCGGGCGGAGGAACTGTCGGTCGACTCCGTGCGCATGCCCGTGCTGGCCCCGACGGATCTGTTGTGGAGCCTGACCGCCGCGTTCTCCGAGCACCACTGCGACTTCGGGGCGGCCCTGCCCATCGCGCGCGCCCTGCGGGAGAAGGTCGACTGGGAGAAGGTGCGGCGCGAGTGCGGGGACGCGCCGATGCCCGCGGCCTTCTTCTTCCTCCTGGAGCGCCTGAACGTCATCTGAAGGAGCACCCATGAGCACCCCCGGTTCACTGGACGCGGGCGGCGGGCCGCCGGCCGAGAATCTGGACTACCGCATCGCCCACCTCCAGGACCGCCTCGCCTCCGGCGAGCTCGGTGAACTGGGCGTACGGGTCGAGGCCCGCGGCCGGACGGTACTGGTCACCGGCACCGTGCCGTCGGCGCCCTGCCGCGACGAGATCGTGCGCACCGTCCACGAGGAGCTCGCCGGATTCCCCGTGCACAGCGACCTCGTGGTCACCGAGGCGTCCTCCCCCGACCACGCGGAGGAACTCTCATGATCCGCGTCGCAGCCGTCGGGGACATCCACATGGGGCCCGACAGCCAGGGCGTGCTCCGCCCCGCTTTCGAGACCCTGCCCGAGTGCGCCGACCTCCTGCTGCTGGCCGGGGACCTCACCCGGCACGGCACGCCCGAGGAGATGCGGGTGGTCGCCTGCGAGATCCAGCACCTCGCCGTTCCGGTCGTCGCCGTCCTGGGCAACCACGACCACCACGACGACCGCCCGGACGAGGTCGCGGCCATCCTCCGGGACGCGGGCGCCCACGTCCTGGAAGGGCAGGCCACGGTCGTGGAGAGCGGCGGGGCACGGATCGGCGTCGCCGGGACCAAGGGGTTCGGCGGTGGCTTCGTGGGCCGCTGCG
This is a stretch of genomic DNA from Streptomyces hawaiiensis. It encodes these proteins:
- a CDS encoding cation-translocating P-type ATPase, producing the protein MFTRFDVAPLVGAVAGAAAGAARSTAQSVTSVYDTTRRVRNVARNALTGEQHWKAGQRLHLALRHSDGDAGAIAHKVAEELVEHPDVLMAYWDGGLARLVVTVAEDAATDRVTERATVLAARLGLDEGADPNLRDTSHPGDPAEVRVTAAAILLDAAGAAGALAGRSLRLPPTSRVITATVTLLRENPRFRALLRERFGTSGMELVLAAANAAAHGIGQTPLALVLDGILRGNQLTEAVARAAAFEALHDDVCHHRRTSLPCPADTRPPLKVTPAAEYASHASTGSLAGAAATLLVTHSATDAAEAVLAGSPKAARYGPAAFGATLGTFLAHAGILLRDGERLRQLEIADALVLHADALRSLRQDDTDDGLPDDPVHPFAEAVLDAARRAGLHVVIAGGSDLKDITRLADEVAPSAEPFGDVVRTLQDEGHVVVTVARLDESGDGHVAAGLPAGDVAIALTDGRAAVSWGVDALAPGGLADVWRLLTAIPAARRVGRRSQTLARAGAALSGLLVARGGQPPGGRLLWPLTRHAPVNIAAVNALITGWLEAVRVARATPPQPRLHIPWHALEPHEARDRLGRADRDGEPRGLALLADRSRQQAARLTRHPAIAPARWTWQAAGAVRRELDDPLTPVLATGAVASALLGSVVDALLVVGAMDLNAVTGGLQRLRAEQALARLAARQQPKARKQDSRKRTVTVDAARLRPGDEISLGAGDVVPADARLLDVDGLEVDESALTGESLPVAKAVDATPGLPVAQRTCMVFEGTTVVAGRATALVVNTGDQTEAGRAVTLAARTPPPAGVQARLQELTRKALPVTFTGGAAVTGLSLLRGSPVRRAVSGGVAVAVAAVPEGLPLVATVAQMAAARRLSRRGVLVRTPRTLEALGRVDTVCFDKTGTLTENKLRLVRVAAADGTVVATDTEQAAPIVRLAARACPQEETGQGRRVAHATDEAVLDVAPPDEGWVPTGELPFETRRGYAAAAGRDGDPDRGELLVVKGAPETILPACRDLPGHAWDTAHELAGQGLRVLAVARRPCRADDAETELDAPLADLEFSGFVALADVPRDTSHALLAELRRSGILPVMLTGDHPETARAIALQLGWPEETEAVTGDELVAMERRERVRVLRGAGVIARVAPEQKLHVVEALQQAGRVVAMAGDGANDAAAIRAADVGVGVESRGSAAARNAADLVLTTGDLSVLVDAVAEGRALWRSVADAVSILIGGNAGEVGFSVLGTLLAGASPLSTRQLLLVNLLTDMFPAMAVAVTPSSDPSTAEHAATGPMGLDVLGAPLLRSIRRRGITTCFGAVAAYIIGRLTPGTERRSTTMALCGVVGAQLVQTLSGRRHSTLVWVTALGSAAVLAALVQTPGVSHFFGCTPLGPVAWAGVALAIALSALAPRLERLQAVHTLYDGAARLALRLNDLSRQARELFRSGIAAPVA
- a CDS encoding nucleotidyltransferase family protein — its product is MTQNGDDATLVRRPGIPDLRTAPDGDEPAPPQDPQADQPLQELPQDRNQALLEAAKQVGALLKREGHLFALAGSVAAYAHGGEKNLQHDVDFAIRPEDAEAVAATLHEAGLTVYTPPEDWLIKATCFGQPVDIIFELAHRPVGADMLERAEELSVDSVRMPVLAPTDLLWSLTAAFSEHHCDFGAALPIARALREKVDWEKVRRECGDAPMPAAFFFLLERLNVI
- a CDS encoding BON domain-containing protein, with protein sequence MSTPGSLDAGGGPPAENLDYRIAHLQDRLASGELGELGVRVEARGRTVLVTGTVPSAPCRDEIVRTVHEELAGFPVHSDLVVTEASSPDHAEELS